The following coding sequences are from one Ovis canadensis isolate MfBH-ARS-UI-01 breed Bighorn chromosome 7, ARS-UI_OviCan_v2, whole genome shotgun sequence window:
- the CLN6 gene encoding ceroid-lipofuscinosis neuronal protein 6 isoform X1, with translation MNRHSSVKADEAAGTAPFHLDLWFYFTLQNWVLDFGRPIAMLVFPLEWFPLNKPSVGDYFHMAYNIITPFLLLKLIERCPRTLPRSLIYVSIITFIMGASIHLVGDSVNHRLIFSGYQNHLSVRENPIIKNLKPETLIDSFELLYYYDEYLGHSMWYIPFFLILFMYFSGCFTPTKAESSMPGAALLLVVPSGLYYWYLVTEGQIFILFIFTSFAMLALVLHQKRKRLFLDSNGLFLFYSFALALLLVALWVAWLWNDPVLRKKYPGVIYVPEPWAFYTLHVSSQY, from the exons ATGAACAG GCACAGCTCCGTCAAGGCTGACGAGGCTGCTGGCACGGCTCCCTTCCACCTTGACCTCTGGTTCTACTTCACTCTGCAGAACTGGGTTCTGGACTTTGGCCGCCCCATAGCCATG CTGGTGTTCCCTCTCGAGTGGTTTCCGCTCAACAAGCCCAGCGTGGGGGACTACTTCCACATGGCCTACAACATCATCACGCCCTTCCTCCTGCTCAAG CTCATTGAGCGGTGCCCCCGCACCTTGCCACGCTCCCTGATCTACGTTAGCATCATCACCTTCATCATGGGGGCCAGCATCCACCTGGTGGGCGACTCAGTGAACCACCGCCTGATCTTCAGTGGCTACCAGAACCATCTGTCGGTCCGTGAGAACCCCATCATCAAGAATCTCAAGCCAGAGACGCTG ATCGACTCCTTTGAGCTGCTCTACTACTACGATGAGTACCTGGGCCACTCCATGTG GTACATCCCCTTCTTCCTTATCCTCTTCATGTACTTCAGCGGCTGCTTTACTCCCACCAAAGCTGAGAGCTCAATGCCAGGGGCAGCCCTGCTCCTGGTGGTGCCCAGCGGCCTGTACTACTG GTACCTGGTCACCGAGGGCCAGATCTTCATCCTCTTCATCTTCACCTCCTTTGCCATGCTGGCCCTCGTCCTGCACCAGAAGCGGAAGCGCCTCTTCCTCGACAGCAACGGCCTCTTCCTCTTCTACTCCTTCGCCCTCGCCCTCCTGCTCGTGGCGCTCTGGGTCGCCTGGCTGTGGAATGACCCCGTCCTCAGGAAGAAGTACCCGGGCGTCATCTATGTCCCCGAGCCCTGGGCCTTCTACACCCTCCACGTCAGCAGCCAATACTGA
- the CLN6 gene encoding ceroid-lipofuscinosis neuronal protein 6 isoform X2, which yields MFAFAAFGQRNLFAATGSGAKGLAGRLAMEAAARRRHPGAAGGSGAQPGASFLQARHSSVKADEAAGTAPFHLDLWFYFTLQNWVLDFGRPIAMLVFPLEWFPLNKPSVGDYFHMAYNIITPFLLLKLIERCPRTLPRSLIYVSIITFIMGASIHLVGDSVNHRLIFSGYQNHLSVRENPIIKNLKPETLIDSFELLYYYDEYLGHSMWYIPFFLILFMYFSGCFTPTKAESSMPGAALLLVVPSGLYYWYLVTEGQIFILFIFTSFAMLALVLHQKRKRLFLDSNGLFLFYSFALALLLVALWVAWLWNDPVLRKKYPGVIYVPEPWAFYTLHVSSQY from the exons ATGTTCGCTTTCGCAGCCTTCGGCCAGCGGAACCTGTTTGCAGCTACCGGCAGCGGGGCGAAGGGCCTGGCCGGAAGGTTAGCCATGGAGGCTGCGGCGCGGAGGCGGCACCCGGGAGCGGCGGGCGGCTCCGGCGCGCAGCCGGGCGCCTCCTTCCTGCAGGCCAG GCACAGCTCCGTCAAGGCTGACGAGGCTGCTGGCACGGCTCCCTTCCACCTTGACCTCTGGTTCTACTTCACTCTGCAGAACTGGGTTCTGGACTTTGGCCGCCCCATAGCCATG CTGGTGTTCCCTCTCGAGTGGTTTCCGCTCAACAAGCCCAGCGTGGGGGACTACTTCCACATGGCCTACAACATCATCACGCCCTTCCTCCTGCTCAAG CTCATTGAGCGGTGCCCCCGCACCTTGCCACGCTCCCTGATCTACGTTAGCATCATCACCTTCATCATGGGGGCCAGCATCCACCTGGTGGGCGACTCAGTGAACCACCGCCTGATCTTCAGTGGCTACCAGAACCATCTGTCGGTCCGTGAGAACCCCATCATCAAGAATCTCAAGCCAGAGACGCTG ATCGACTCCTTTGAGCTGCTCTACTACTACGATGAGTACCTGGGCCACTCCATGTG GTACATCCCCTTCTTCCTTATCCTCTTCATGTACTTCAGCGGCTGCTTTACTCCCACCAAAGCTGAGAGCTCAATGCCAGGGGCAGCCCTGCTCCTGGTGGTGCCCAGCGGCCTGTACTACTG GTACCTGGTCACCGAGGGCCAGATCTTCATCCTCTTCATCTTCACCTCCTTTGCCATGCTGGCCCTCGTCCTGCACCAGAAGCGGAAGCGCCTCTTCCTCGACAGCAACGGCCTCTTCCTCTTCTACTCCTTCGCCCTCGCCCTCCTGCTCGTGGCGCTCTGGGTCGCCTGGCTGTGGAATGACCCCGTCCTCAGGAAGAAGTACCCGGGCGTCATCTATGTCCCCGAGCCCTGGGCCTTCTACACCCTCCACGTCAGCAGCCAATACTGA